Within the Achromobacter spanius genome, the region AGGCCCAGCCGATGTCGAATTCGTACCACTTGGCCGAGAACTTGGCCGACGTGCCGTGGGCGTGGTGGTTGTTGTGCAGCTCTTCGCCGCCAATCACGATGCCCCAGGGGAACACGTTGGTGCTGGTGTCCGGGCTGTTGTAGTTGCGGTAGCCCCAATAGTGGCCGATACCGTTGACGACGCCGGCTGCCCAGAAGGGAATCCAGGCCATCTGAACCGCCCACACCGTGACACCGACAGCGCCGAACAGGGCGACGTCAATGGCAAGCATGGACAAGACGCCCCACAAGCTGTGCTTGCTGTAGACGTTGCGTTCGAGCCAGTCGTCAGGCGTACCGTGGCCGAACTTGGCCATGGTTTCCTTGTTGTTCGATTCTTCACGGTACAGTTCCGCGCCGCGGAACAGCACCTTCCAGATGCCGAACAGCATGGGCGAGTGAGGATCGCCTTCCTTTTCGCACTTGGCGTGATGCTTGCGGTGAATGGCGACCCATTCCTTGGTGACCATGCCGGTCGTCATCCAGAGCCAGAAGCGGAAGAAATGCATGACGGCTGGATGGAGATCCAGGCCACGGTGCGCTTGGCTGCGATGGAGGAAGACGGTGACCGCAACAATCGTGATGTGCGTCACGACCAAGGTGAAAACGACAATCTGCCACCAAGTGGCTTGGGTCAGACCGCCGGCAATGAAGGAGAGGATGTAATCCATAAAGCTGTTATGAGCCTCGCTTGTTAAGTGCCTGAAGTTTAGCTTACCTTTGCCGTCTTATGACAAGGTAGTTTCAAAATAGTTTTTGAGCGAAATCAAGGACTAAGCCCTGCTTTTAGAGCAAAAAAAGACACTCTCGCGATCACTTCGGGCAGATCGCGAGGCGAGCCTTGCGGGCATGCGGCGCTTTGGGCCAGCTACCCCTGGTATTGGGGGGTATTCGCAAAGACACCAGGTTTTGGCCACATCCAGCAATTAAAGTTCCTGTCAGCAAAGGCGTTAGGGGAATACATGGGGCTGTCTCCCCGACTGTTTTTCCCAAGATATACGCACCGGGCAAAATATCACCCCTAAAATGCCGACGAACTGTCTCATTTGCCCCACTGATGCTGCTGACAAAAACCCGTCCCTTATTGTTTTCGGCCCTTGCCTTCCTTGCGCTGGCGCTACACGCCCCCGTGTCCGCCCAGGCAATGAAGTCGGGAGACGTGGCAGTGTTGGCGTCGTACTACGAAATTCGAGGGTCGGACTGCCTGGCGCTGCGGGCACCTTACGTGGTGATCACGGAAAAACCGCGTCTGGGCAAGGCCAGCATCGTGCAGACTCGGGGGCAATCCAGCGATTCTGGCCGCTGCGCCTATAAGTCCGTGGCGGTGTCCCAGGTGGTCTATATCGCCGACCAGCCAGGCTCGGATACCCTGGCCTGGCAGGTGAAATACCAGAA harbors:
- a CDS encoding DesA family fatty acid desaturase, with protein sequence MDYILSFIAGGLTQATWWQIVVFTLVVTHITIVAVTVFLHRSQAHRGLDLHPAVMHFFRFWLWMTTGMVTKEWVAIHRKHHAKCEKEGDPHSPMLFGIWKVLFRGAELYREESNNKETMAKFGHGTPDDWLERNVYSKHSLWGVLSMLAIDVALFGAVGVTVWAVQMAWIPFWAAGVVNGIGHYWGYRNYNSPDTSTNVFPWGIVIGGEELHNNHHAHGTSAKFSAKWYEFDIGWAYINILKFFGLAKIKKVAPKLKLDDTRTGIDLRTLQGVITHRYEVMARYADVIKSAAREEMNKLKASRQEGNADCGYTKLRQVRSALHRNEDILQPETLAAVDSAIAQNKSLSTLVQMRRELGRIWESSSASSEQLLHDLQAWCQRAQQSGIAGLEQFAQHLRRYAA